The Streptomyces sp. Je 1-332 genome has a window encoding:
- the cobN gene encoding cobaltochelatase subunit CobN, which translates to MTVLLLSTADTDLLAARASGAPYRIGNPTRVDAQTELPALIEGADIAVVRLLGGKRAWEDGLAGLKAAGIPTVLLGGEAVPDAELMAESTVHAGSVAEALRYLVEGGTENLRELARFLKEDVLAAGHARSGDAHERQSAEPRKMPEYGVHGTRAYVEGRPTVGVLFYRAHQLSGNTGFVDTLCDAIEARGANALPVYCGSLRGADAGLYEILGKADALVATVLAAGGTHASGASAGGDEEAWDIGALADLNIPVLQGLCLTSSRATWDASDAALSPMDAAMQVAIPEFDGRVITVPFSFKEQGPDDVPVYVADPERAARVAGIALRHAQLKHKPNAEKKLALVFTAYPTKHSRVGNAVGLDTPASAVRVFDSLRDAGYIVEGHPDNGDELIHRLINAGGHDVEWLTEEQLAAAPARVPLADYRAWFDKLDPELRDGMLEAWGEPPGNLYVDGDDIVLASLQFGNVVVMIQPPRGFGENPIAIYHDPDMPPSHHYMAAYRWLEMSFGADAVVHMGKHGTMEWLPGKGLGLSGGCAPDAVLGELPLIYPFIVNDPGEGTQAKRRGHATVVDHLVPPMARADTYGDLAKLEQLLDEYALVSDLDPTKAPAVRAQIWTLVKAAELHHDLHVDEQPDDVEFDEFVMHIDGYLCEIKDVQIRDGLHILGGGPEGEARVNLVLAVLRASQVWGGTANALPGLRACLAEHFGLSEKELLAEPGAAVKVADGLTSLVDGPARTGADALDLLEQLCRRLAEGMEERGWDLSAVRGLVRDVVGVELPPAVAVLGFACEEVVPRLARTTDEIGHILRALDGGYVPAGPSGSPTRGLVNVLPTGRNFYSVDPKAIPSRLSWEVGQSLADSLIARYLADTGDYPKSVGLTVWGTSAMRTQGDDIAEILALLGCRPVWDDASRRVTGFEIVPVEELGRPRIDVTVRISGFFRDAFPHVIGLIDDAVRAVAELDEAPESNYVRAHSDEDTAEHGDRRRATSRIFGSKPGAYGAGLLPLIDARNWRSDADLAEVYAVWGGYAYGRGLDGKAARGDMETAFRRINVAAKNVDTREHDLVDADDYFQYHGGMVAMVRHLTGESPEAYVGDSATPDQVKTRTLGEETHRVFRARVVNPRWMAAMRRHGYKGAFEMAATVDYLFGYDATAGVVDDWMYEKLSAEYVFDPENREFMQKSNPWALRGISERLLEAAERGLWAEPDAGTLERLRATYLELEGELEGEG; encoded by the coding sequence ATGACCGTCCTGCTTCTGTCCACCGCCGACACGGACCTCCTTGCCGCCCGTGCCTCCGGCGCCCCCTACCGCATCGGCAACCCGACCCGGGTCGACGCGCAGACCGAGCTGCCCGCGCTGATCGAGGGCGCGGACATCGCCGTCGTACGCCTGCTCGGCGGCAAGCGGGCGTGGGAGGACGGTCTTGCGGGGCTGAAGGCCGCCGGGATCCCGACGGTGCTGCTCGGCGGCGAGGCCGTACCGGACGCCGAGTTGATGGCGGAGTCGACCGTGCACGCGGGGTCCGTGGCGGAGGCGCTGCGGTATCTCGTCGAGGGCGGCACGGAGAACCTGCGCGAGCTGGCCCGGTTCCTCAAGGAGGACGTGCTTGCGGCGGGGCACGCGCGCTCCGGTGACGCCCACGAGCGGCAGAGCGCCGAGCCGCGGAAGATGCCCGAGTACGGGGTGCACGGCACGCGCGCGTACGTCGAGGGCCGGCCGACCGTGGGGGTGCTCTTCTACCGGGCGCACCAGCTCTCCGGGAACACCGGTTTCGTCGACACGCTGTGCGACGCGATCGAGGCGCGGGGCGCCAACGCCCTTCCCGTGTACTGCGGTTCGCTGCGCGGCGCGGACGCGGGCCTGTACGAGATCCTCGGGAAGGCGGACGCCCTGGTCGCCACCGTCCTCGCGGCGGGCGGCACGCACGCCTCGGGCGCGAGCGCGGGCGGCGACGAGGAGGCCTGGGACATCGGCGCCCTCGCCGACCTCAACATCCCTGTCCTGCAAGGACTTTGTCTGACCTCGTCGCGTGCCACGTGGGACGCGTCGGACGCCGCGCTCTCCCCCATGGACGCCGCCATGCAGGTGGCGATCCCCGAGTTCGACGGCCGTGTCATCACCGTGCCGTTCTCCTTCAAGGAGCAGGGCCCCGACGACGTACCGGTGTACGTGGCCGACCCCGAGCGTGCCGCCCGGGTCGCCGGAATCGCCCTGCGGCACGCCCAGTTGAAGCACAAGCCGAACGCCGAGAAGAAGCTAGCGCTCGTCTTCACGGCCTATCCCACCAAGCACTCGCGCGTCGGCAACGCGGTCGGCCTCGACACCCCCGCGTCGGCGGTGCGGGTGTTCGACTCCCTGCGGGACGCGGGGTACATCGTCGAGGGCCACCCCGACAACGGCGACGAGCTGATCCACCGGCTCATCAACGCCGGTGGCCACGACGTCGAGTGGCTCACCGAGGAGCAGCTGGCCGCCGCCCCCGCGCGCGTGCCGCTCGCCGACTACCGGGCGTGGTTCGACAAGCTGGACCCGGAGCTGCGTGACGGCATGCTGGAGGCGTGGGGTGAGCCGCCCGGCAATCTGTACGTGGACGGCGACGACATCGTGCTCGCCTCCCTGCAGTTCGGGAACGTCGTCGTGATGATCCAGCCGCCGCGCGGCTTCGGTGAGAACCCCATCGCGATCTACCACGACCCCGACATGCCGCCCTCGCACCACTACATGGCGGCCTACCGCTGGCTTGAGATGTCCTTCGGCGCCGACGCGGTCGTCCACATGGGCAAGCACGGCACGATGGAGTGGCTGCCGGGCAAGGGCCTTGGCCTGAGCGGTGGTTGTGCTCCTGACGCGGTGCTCGGCGAGCTGCCGCTGATCTACCCGTTCATCGTGAACGACCCCGGCGAGGGCACCCAGGCCAAGCGGCGCGGGCACGCCACGGTGGTGGACCACCTGGTGCCGCCGATGGCGCGTGCGGACACGTACGGGGACCTGGCGAAGCTGGAGCAGCTCCTCGACGAGTACGCGCTGGTCAGCGACCTGGACCCGACGAAGGCCCCTGCCGTCCGCGCGCAGATCTGGACGCTGGTGAAGGCCGCCGAGCTCCACCACGACCTGCATGTCGACGAGCAGCCGGACGACGTCGAGTTCGACGAGTTCGTCATGCACATCGACGGTTATCTCTGCGAGATCAAGGACGTGCAGATCCGCGACGGACTGCACATCCTCGGCGGCGGCCCCGAGGGCGAGGCGCGCGTCAATCTGGTCCTCGCCGTCCTGCGGGCCTCGCAGGTGTGGGGAGGGACGGCCAACGCCCTGCCCGGTCTGCGGGCCTGCCTCGCCGAGCACTTCGGGCTCAGCGAGAAGGAGCTGCTCGCCGAGCCGGGCGCGGCGGTGAAGGTCGCGGACGGCCTGACGTCGCTGGTCGACGGGCCCGCGCGGACCGGCGCGGACGCGCTTGACCTGCTTGAGCAGCTGTGCCGCCGGCTCGCCGAGGGCATGGAGGAGCGCGGCTGGGATCTCTCCGCCGTGCGAGGGCTCGTACGGGATGTCGTAGGCGTCGAACTGCCGCCCGCCGTGGCCGTGTTGGGCTTCGCGTGCGAGGAGGTCGTGCCCCGTCTTGCCAGGACCACGGACGAGATCGGGCACATCCTGCGGGCGCTCGACGGCGGTTACGTCCCCGCCGGGCCCTCCGGGTCGCCCACGCGCGGGCTCGTCAACGTGCTGCCGACCGGCCGCAACTTCTACTCCGTCGACCCCAAGGCGATCCCCTCGCGGCTGTCCTGGGAGGTCGGCCAGTCGCTGGCCGACTCGCTCATCGCGCGCTATCTGGCGGACACCGGCGACTACCCGAAGTCGGTCGGCCTGACCGTGTGGGGCACCTCGGCGATGCGTACGCAGGGCGACGACATCGCGGAGATCCTGGCGCTGCTCGGCTGCCGTCCCGTGTGGGACGACGCGTCGCGGCGTGTGACCGGGTTCGAGATCGTGCCGGTGGAGGAGCTCGGCCGGCCGCGCATCGATGTGACGGTGCGGATCTCCGGCTTCTTCCGTGACGCGTTCCCCCATGTCATCGGCCTGATCGACGACGCGGTACGGGCCGTGGCGGAGCTGGACGAGGCCCCGGAGTCCAACTACGTGCGGGCGCACTCCGACGAGGACACCGCCGAGCACGGCGACCGGCGCCGGGCCACATCCCGGATCTTCGGCTCCAAGCCCGGGGCCTACGGCGCGGGTCTGCTGCCGCTGATCGACGCGCGCAACTGGCGCAGCGACGCCGACCTCGCCGAGGTGTACGCGGTGTGGGGCGGTTACGCGTACGGGCGCGGGCTCGACGGGAAGGCCGCGCGCGGGGACATGGAGACCGCGTTCCGGCGGATCAACGTCGCGGCCAAGAACGTGGACACCAGGGAGCACGACCTGGTCGACGCCGACGACTACTTCCAGTACCACGGCGGCATGGTCGCCATGGTGCGCCACCTCACGGGCGAGTCCCCCGAGGCGTACGTGGGCGACTCGGCAACCCCCGACCAGGTGAAGACGCGGACCCTGGGCGAGGAGACCCACCGCGTGTTCCGGGCCCGCGTGGTCAACCCCCGCTGGATGGCGGCCATGCGGCGCCACGGCTACAAGGGCGCCTTTGAGATGGCCGCCACCGTGGACTACCTCTTCGGGTACGACGCGACCGCGGGCGTGGTCGACGACTGGATGTACGAGAAGCTCTCCGCCGAGTACGTCTTCGACCCCGAGAACCGGGAGTTCATGCAGAAGTCCAACCCCTGGGCGCTGCGCGGCATTTCGGAGCGGCTGCTCGAAGCGGCCGAGCGTGGCCTGTGGGCCGAGCCCGACGCGGGGACGCTGGAGCGGCTGCGGGCCACCTACCTGGAGCTTGAGGGCGAGCTGGAGGGCGAGGGGTGA
- a CDS encoding putative cobaltochelatase, producing the protein MTTPYPFTALVGQDDLRLALLLNAVSPAVGGVLVRGEKGTAKSTAVRALSALLPQVPVVAGCRFSCDPAAPDPACPDGPHHVAGASVRDARMVELPVGASEDRLVGALDIERALAEGVKAFEPGLLADAHRGILYVDEVNLLHDHLVDLLLDAAAMGASYVEREGVSVRHAARFLLVGTMNPEEGELRPQLLDRFGLTVEVAASRETDQRVEVVRRRLAYDDDAEGFAARWADEESAVRARIVAARALLPQVRLGDGALRQIAATCAAFEVDGMRADIVMARTATALAAWAGREDVLAEDVRQAALLALPHRRRRNPFDAPGLDEDKLDDTLEQASDNDQGDDDPDPDGPGGGGKPPESGPDTPDTPGSPESQGEAGQEGEAGQGDEAGQQDEASPAQAPAAGGGEQQPVRAAEPFRTKMLSVPGLGEGAAGRRSRARTEHGRTTGARRPQGALTKLHLAATVQAAAPHQRARGRSGRGLVVRRDDLRQATREGREGNLVLFVVDASGSMAARQRMSAVKGAVLSLLLDAYQRRDKVGLVTFRGADAEVALPPTSSVDAAAARLESLPTGGRTPVAAGLLRAHEVLRVERLRDPARRPLVVVVTDGRATGGVEPVAQAGRAARLFGAAGIASVVVDCESGPVRLGLAGQLAGELGGTAVTLDELRAESIAGLVKDVQGTRTRSVA; encoded by the coding sequence GTGACCACCCCCTATCCGTTCACCGCCCTCGTCGGCCAGGACGACCTGCGGCTCGCCCTGCTTCTCAACGCCGTGTCGCCCGCCGTCGGCGGCGTGCTCGTCCGCGGCGAGAAGGGCACCGCCAAGTCCACCGCCGTGCGCGCCCTTTCGGCGCTGCTTCCGCAGGTGCCCGTCGTCGCCGGCTGCCGGTTCTCCTGTGACCCGGCCGCTCCCGACCCCGCATGCCCGGATGGTCCGCACCACGTCGCCGGGGCGTCGGTGCGGGACGCGCGGATGGTCGAGCTGCCCGTCGGTGCCTCCGAGGACCGGCTCGTCGGGGCGCTCGACATCGAGCGTGCGCTCGCCGAGGGCGTCAAGGCCTTCGAGCCGGGACTGCTCGCCGACGCCCATCGCGGCATCCTCTACGTCGACGAAGTGAACCTGTTGCACGACCACTTGGTGGACCTGCTGCTCGACGCCGCCGCCATGGGTGCCTCGTACGTCGAGCGTGAGGGCGTCTCCGTGCGCCATGCCGCGCGGTTCCTGCTCGTGGGCACCATGAACCCCGAAGAGGGCGAACTGCGCCCGCAGTTGCTCGACCGTTTCGGGCTCACCGTCGAGGTCGCCGCGTCGCGCGAGACCGACCAGCGCGTCGAGGTCGTGCGGCGGCGGCTCGCGTACGACGACGACGCGGAAGGGTTCGCCGCACGGTGGGCCGACGAGGAGTCCGCGGTGCGGGCCCGGATCGTCGCCGCCCGCGCGCTGCTTCCCCAAGTGCGGCTGGGTGACGGTGCGTTGCGGCAGATCGCGGCCACCTGCGCGGCCTTCGAGGTCGACGGGATGCGGGCCGACATCGTGATGGCGCGTACGGCGACGGCGCTCGCCGCGTGGGCGGGGCGCGAGGACGTGCTCGCCGAGGACGTCCGGCAGGCCGCGCTCCTGGCTCTTCCGCACCGGCGTCGGCGCAACCCCTTCGACGCGCCGGGGCTCGACGAGGACAAGCTCGACGACACGCTGGAGCAGGCCTCCGACAACGACCAGGGCGACGACGACCCGGACCCCGACGGCCCCGGCGGTGGCGGAAAGCCCCCGGAGAGCGGGCCCGACACCCCCGACACCCCGGGCTCGCCCGAGTCGCAGGGCGAGGCGGGCCAGGAGGGCGAGGCAGGCCAAGGGGACGAGGCCGGCCAGCAGGACGAGGCGTCGCCCGCGCAGGCTCCGGCCGCCGGTGGCGGTGAGCAGCAGCCCGTGCGGGCCGCAGAGCCGTTCCGCACCAAGATGCTGAGCGTGCCCGGCCTCGGTGAGGGTGCCGCAGGGCGGCGCTCACGGGCGCGCACCGAGCACGGGCGGACCACCGGCGCCCGGCGGCCCCAAGGAGCCCTCACCAAGCTGCACTTGGCGGCCACCGTGCAGGCCGCGGCCCCGCATCAGCGGGCGCGCGGCCGCTCGGGGCGCGGGCTCGTCGTACGGCGTGACGATCTGCGGCAGGCGACGCGGGAGGGACGTGAGGGCAACCTCGTGCTCTTCGTCGTGGACGCCTCCGGGTCCATGGCGGCCCGGCAGCGGATGAGCGCCGTGAAGGGCGCGGTGCTCTCGCTGCTGCTCGACGCCTACCAGCGGCGGGACAAGGTCGGCCTCGTCACCTTCCGAGGAGCCGATGCCGAGGTGGCGCTGCCGCCCACGTCCTCCGTGGACGCTGCCGCCGCGCGCCTGGAGTCGCTGCCCACGGGCGGGCGTACGCCTGTCGCGGCCGGGCTGCTCAGGGCGCACGAGGTGCTGCGGGTGGAGCGGCTGCGCGATCCGGCGCGGCGTCCGCTGGTGGTGGTCGTGACGGACGGGCGGGCCACGGGTGGCGTGGAGCCGGTGGCCCAGGCGGGGCGCGCGGCGCGGCTCTTCGGGGCCGCGGGGATCGCTTCGGTGGTCGTGGACTGCGAGTCGGGGCCCGTGCGGCTCGGGCTCGCGGGGCAGCTCGCGGGTGAGCTCGGCGGGACGGCCGTGACGCTCGACGAACTGCGGGCGGAGTCCATCGCCGGGCTCGTCAAGGACGTACAGGGAACTCGAACGAGGAGCGTGGCCTGA
- the cobO gene encoding cob(I)yrinic acid a,c-diamide adenosyltransferase, with protein MPQGQPSVVPDDGLTTRQRRNRPLVVVHTGIGKGKSTAAFGLALRAWNQGWPIGVFQFVKSAKWKVGEENALKVLGASGEGGSVDWHKMGEGWSWIQRAPAHGEQSNEEKAREGWEQVKRDLAAETYQLYVLDEFAYPMHWGWIDVDDVIETLRARPGNQHVVITGRNAPAELVEFADLVTDMSKVKHPMDAGQKGQRGIEW; from the coding sequence ATGCCTCAGGGGCAGCCGAGCGTGGTGCCGGACGACGGGCTCACCACGCGCCAGCGGCGTAACCGTCCGCTGGTCGTCGTGCACACCGGGATCGGCAAGGGGAAGTCCACCGCCGCTTTCGGTCTGGCGCTGCGGGCCTGGAATCAGGGGTGGCCCATCGGGGTCTTCCAGTTCGTGAAGTCGGCGAAATGGAAGGTCGGCGAGGAGAACGCCCTCAAGGTGCTCGGGGCATCCGGCGAGGGCGGGTCCGTCGACTGGCACAAGATGGGCGAGGGCTGGTCGTGGATCCAGCGCGCGCCCGCCCACGGCGAGCAGAGCAACGAGGAGAAGGCCCGCGAGGGCTGGGAGCAGGTCAAGCGGGACCTCGCCGCCGAGACGTACCAGCTGTACGTCCTCGACGAGTTCGCCTACCCCATGCACTGGGGGTGGATCGACGTGGACGACGTCATCGAGACGCTCCGGGCGCGGCCGGGGAACCAGCATGTCGTCATCACGGGGCGCAACGCGCCTGCTGAGCTGGTCGAGTTCGCCGATCTCGTCACCGACATGTCCAAGGTCAAGCATCCGATGGACGCCGGTCAGAAGGGCCAGAGGGGCATCGAGTGGTAG
- a CDS encoding cobyrinate a,c-diamide synthase has translation MVARLVVAAPSSGSGKTTVATGLMAAFAAAGLAVSPHKVGPDYIDPGYHALATGRPGRNLDAYMCGPELVAPLFAHGARGCDLAVVEGVMGLYDGASGQGELASTAQVSKLLRAPVVLVVDASSQSRSVAALVHGFASWDPEVRIGGVILNKVGSARHEGLLREALDESGVPVLGALGRAPQVQAPSRHLGLVPVAERRAEALESVAALASQVREGCDLEAILALARSAPGLSGDAWDPVAVGACGASFPNPTPSRNWGSAPDPAPQTPERLNTRPVVAIAGGPAFSFSYAEHAELLAAAGADVVTFDPLRDEELPPGTAGLVIGGGFPEVYAPELSANEPLRKAVAELALSGAPVAAECAGLLYLTRELDGKPMCGVLDAHARMSERLTLGYRDAVAVSDSSLAAAGTRMRGHEFHRTVVEPGAGAVAAWGMHAPERRLEGFVQQGVHASYLHTHWAAEPGIARRFVERCRGWAAA, from the coding sequence GTGGTAGCTCGGCTCGTCGTCGCGGCGCCGTCGTCCGGAAGCGGGAAGACGACCGTCGCCACGGGGTTGATGGCCGCGTTCGCCGCGGCCGGGCTCGCCGTGTCCCCGCACAAGGTGGGGCCCGACTACATCGATCCCGGGTATCACGCGCTGGCCACGGGGCGGCCTGGCCGCAACCTGGACGCGTATATGTGCGGGCCGGAGTTGGTCGCGCCCCTGTTCGCCCATGGGGCGCGGGGGTGCGACCTCGCCGTGGTCGAGGGTGTCATGGGCCTGTACGACGGGGCCTCCGGGCAGGGTGAACTGGCTTCCACCGCGCAGGTGTCGAAGCTGTTGCGGGCGCCGGTGGTGCTTGTCGTGGATGCGTCGTCGCAGTCGCGGTCTGTTGCCGCGCTTGTGCATGGGTTCGCCTCGTGGGATCCGGAGGTGCGGATCGGGGGCGTGATTCTGAACAAGGTGGGGTCTGCGCGGCATGAGGGGTTGCTGCGGGAGGCTCTTGATGAGTCGGGGGTGCCTGTGCTGGGGGCGTTGGGGCGCGCGCCCCAGGTTCAGGCTCCCTCTCGGCACTTGGGGCTCGTTCCTGTTGCCGAGCGGCGGGCTGAGGCTTTGGAGTCCGTCGCGGCGTTGGCCTCGCAGGTGCGGGAAGGGTGTGACCTGGAGGCGATTCTTGCGCTGGCGCGTAGTGCGCCTGGGTTGTCCGGTGACGCGTGGGATCCGGTTGCTGTGGGGGCCTGCGGCGCTTCTTTCCCCAATCCCACCCCTTCCCGAAACTGGGGCTCCGCCCCAGACCCCGCTCCTCAAACGCCGGAGAGGCTGAATACTCGTCCCGTGGTCGCCATCGCCGGTGGCCCCGCCTTCTCGTTCTCCTATGCGGAGCATGCCGAGCTGCTCGCCGCCGCGGGAGCCGACGTCGTCACCTTCGATCCGTTGCGCGACGAGGAACTGCCCCCCGGCACCGCCGGGTTGGTCATCGGTGGTGGGTTCCCCGAGGTGTACGCGCCCGAGCTCTCCGCCAACGAGCCGCTGCGCAAAGCCGTCGCCGAACTCGCGCTCAGCGGTGCGCCTGTCGCCGCCGAGTGTGCCGGACTGCTGTACCTGACCCGGGAGTTGGACGGGAAGCCGATGTGCGGGGTGCTTGACGCGCACGCGCGGATGTCCGAGCGGCTCACGCTCGGCTACCGCGACGCCGTCGCCGTGTCCGACAGCTCGCTCGCGGCGGCCGGGACCCGGATGCGCGGGCACGAGTTCCACCGCACCGTCGTCGAACCGGGCGCCGGGGCGGTCGCCGCCTGGGGGATGCACGCTCCTGAGCGGCGGCTCGAAGGCTTCGTACAACAAGGTGTGCACGCGAGTTATCTGCACACGCATTGGGCCGCCGAACCCGGTATCGCCCGTCGGTTCGTAGAGAGGTGCAGAGGATGGGCAGCAGCATGA
- the cobI gene encoding precorrin-2 C(20)-methyltransferase, producing the protein MSSKLVGVGVGPGDPELVTVKGVNALRAAAVVVVPVMAAPDGTDGGERGRAESTVLHYVPEDKVVRVVFALNERSDRQRREAAWDAAGERVAQLLREQGSVAFATIGDPNVYSTFTYLAQTIAELVPGVEVETVPGITAMQDLAARSGAVLTEGTEPLTLVPVTAGAAVLKDALAGPGTVVAYKFGRLAHEVAAALRETGRTEDAVWGSALGLPEESIQGAAGIGEAPLPYLSTLIAPARREGGRGGKL; encoded by the coding sequence ATGAGCAGCAAGCTGGTCGGTGTCGGGGTCGGCCCCGGAGACCCCGAGCTCGTCACGGTCAAGGGCGTGAACGCCCTGCGCGCCGCCGCTGTCGTCGTCGTGCCCGTCATGGCCGCGCCGGACGGGACGGACGGCGGGGAGCGTGGCCGGGCCGAATCGACCGTGCTGCACTACGTCCCCGAGGACAAGGTCGTACGCGTCGTGTTCGCGCTCAACGAGCGCAGTGACCGGCAGCGCCGCGAGGCCGCCTGGGACGCCGCTGGCGAGCGGGTCGCCCAACTGCTGCGCGAGCAGGGTTCCGTGGCCTTCGCGACGATCGGTGACCCCAACGTGTACTCGACGTTCACCTACCTCGCGCAGACCATCGCGGAGCTCGTGCCCGGCGTCGAGGTGGAGACCGTGCCCGGCATCACCGCCATGCAGGACCTCGCAGCGCGCAGCGGCGCCGTCCTCACCGAGGGCACCGAGCCGTTGACGCTGGTGCCGGTGACCGCGGGCGCCGCGGTGCTCAAGGACGCGCTCGCCGGGCCCGGCACGGTCGTCGCGTACAAGTTCGGGCGGCTCGCCCACGAGGTCGCCGCCGCGCTGCGCGAGACCGGGCGCACCGAGGACGCCGTGTGGGGTTCCGCCCTTGGACTGCCCGAGGAGTCCATCCAGGGCGCCGCCGGTATCGGCGAGGCCCCGCTGCCCTATCTGTCGACGCTCATCGCTCCCGCGCGGCGCGAGGGCGGCCGGGGCGGGAAACTGTGA
- a CDS encoding ZIP family metal transporter, translating into MAVFVALGAFVMTLVGGWTAQRVTDRRHLVLGLAGGLMLGVVGLDLLPEAIEAAGTPVFGVPAALLLFVAGFLAAHLVEHLLAGRHAGHGADEHDKGRVPQVGLTAAGAMVGHSAMDGIAIGAAFQVGGGMGTAVALAVIAHDFADGFNTYTLTSLYGNARRKAIAMLFADAVAPVVGAASTLLFTIPEQLLGGYLGFFGGALLYLAAAEILPEAHHEHPARSTLLCTVAGAAFIWLVVGIAE; encoded by the coding sequence ATGGCGGTGTTCGTGGCGCTCGGCGCCTTTGTGATGACCCTGGTGGGCGGCTGGACGGCCCAGCGGGTCACCGACCGGCGCCACCTCGTCCTGGGGCTCGCGGGCGGTCTGATGCTCGGCGTGGTCGGACTCGACCTGCTGCCGGAGGCGATCGAGGCCGCCGGCACCCCGGTCTTCGGCGTCCCCGCGGCGCTGCTCCTGTTCGTCGCGGGCTTCCTCGCCGCGCACCTCGTGGAGCACCTCCTCGCGGGCCGGCACGCCGGGCACGGGGCGGACGAGCACGACAAGGGCAGGGTGCCGCAGGTGGGCCTGACGGCGGCCGGCGCGATGGTCGGGCACAGCGCCATGGACGGCATCGCGATCGGCGCCGCCTTCCAGGTGGGCGGCGGCATGGGAACGGCGGTGGCCCTCGCGGTCATCGCCCATGACTTCGCGGACGGCTTCAACACGTACACGCTCACCAGCCTGTACGGGAACGCACGGCGCAAGGCCATCGCGATGCTGTTCGCGGACGCGGTGGCCCCGGTGGTGGGCGCCGCGTCGACGCTCCTGTTCACCATTCCGGAGCAACTGCTCGGCGGGTATCTCGGGTTCTTCGGCGGAGCGCTGCTCTACCTGGCCGCCGCGGAGATCCTGCCGGAGGCGCACCACGAGCACCCGGCCCGCTCGACGCTGCTGTGCACGGTGGCGGGAGCGGCGTTCATCTGGCTGGTGGTGGGCATCGCGGAGTGA
- the cobM gene encoding precorrin-4 C(11)-methyltransferase, with amino-acid sequence MADAEATTGKVTFVGAGPGAADLLTFRAARAIADADVVIWAASLVQAEVLEHARAGAEILDSATMSLEEVVSVYERAATEGLKVARIHSGDPALWGGTQEQVDRCADIGVATEIVPGVSSFSAVAAIAQRELTIPEVAQSVILTRLGGGKTPMPPGEEVREFARHGTTMALFLSTARSGQLVRELLEGGYPTTTPVVIAYQVTWPEELVLHCTIETLEETVKEHKLWKHTLFLVGPALAAHGTRSHLYHPGHFHGYRKADPQARAALRAEKATS; translated from the coding sequence ATGGCCGACGCCGAAGCCACCACCGGCAAGGTGACCTTTGTCGGGGCAGGGCCCGGCGCCGCCGACCTGCTCACCTTCCGCGCCGCACGGGCTATCGCGGACGCCGATGTCGTCATCTGGGCCGCCAGCCTCGTACAGGCCGAAGTCCTCGAACACGCACGCGCGGGCGCAGAGATCCTCGACTCGGCGACGATGTCCCTCGAAGAGGTGGTCTCCGTCTACGAGCGGGCGGCCACCGAGGGCCTGAAGGTGGCCCGCATCCACTCCGGCGACCCCGCCCTGTGGGGCGGCACGCAGGAGCAGGTCGACCGGTGCGCCGACATCGGCGTGGCCACCGAGATCGTGCCCGGCGTCTCGTCGTTCTCGGCGGTCGCCGCGATCGCGCAGCGCGAGCTGACCATCCCCGAGGTCGCGCAGTCCGTGATCCTCACCCGGCTCGGCGGCGGCAAGACGCCGATGCCGCCCGGCGAGGAGGTACGGGAGTTCGCGCGGCACGGCACGACGATGGCGCTGTTCCTCTCGACGGCGCGCAGCGGCCAGCTGGTGCGGGAGCTCCTGGAGGGCGGCTACCCGACGACCACGCCCGTCGTCATCGCGTACCAGGTGACGTGGCCCGAGGAACTCGTGCTGCACTGCACCATCGAGACCCTCGAAGAGACGGTCAAGGAGCACAAGCTCTGGAAGCACACCCTCTTCCTGGTCGGCCCCGCCCTCGCCGCGCACGGCACCCGCTCGCACCTGTACCACCCGGGCCACTTCCACGGTTACCGCAAGGCGGACCCGCAGGCGAGGGCCGCGCTACGGGCCGAGAAGGCCACCTCGTGA